A window of Chryseobacterium sp. IHB B 17019 genomic DNA:
TAATTCTGCTTAAAAAATATTGTAAAGAAGATTTCAACAATTAGTTGATTTCCAAATGATCGGATTCAGCTCTTTGTTCCTGTGGCACACCATTTAAAATTTTAAATGGTGAATAATCTTTTTTAGATCCTCCCAATGTGGAATTTTTAGACCAAAATTCCTGATCATTACCTTTAAGCTTCTGATCTTTTTTGGATTCGTAATATTTTCGAAGCTTAGCAGTATCAATTTGTCTGGGTTATTGCTGTTGTATTTTAAATTAAAAATAAGAAAAATTTAAATACAAAAAAACGTCCCAAAAATTGAGACGTTTAAAAATCAAATTTATTATAAGACTAATAATTTCCTTTTCCAATATAATGAGCAGCCACTTTTTCAGTCAATGCCACTACATTAGGATTGTTTGTATATTTCGTGAATCTTCTCAATCCGGAAAGCATCATTCTCTGTTCGTCACCTTCTGCGAAAGAAATAATTCCTTCTTTTGCAGCAACAATGATCTTCTCAACAGCTTTGTAAAGATTCAACTGAGCCATTGCAGCTTCCACAGAATCAGGAGAGAAGTGTTTTTCTGCTCTTAAAATCGCAGATTCTGCCATATAGATCTGGTTAAGAATTTCAGAAGCATTTAATAGTAAATGTTGTTGTTTCTCAATATCCATCATATATTTTTGAAGTGCAGCTCCGGAAACCATTAAGAAAACTTTCTTAAGATTAGCAATAATTGCTTTTTCTTCGCTCATAAAAGCCGAATAATCAGGAACTTCAAATGACGGAATTCCCATTAATTCTTTACTGATCGCCATTGCCGGAGAAAGTAAATCCAGTTCGCCTTTCATTGCTTTCTTGATCAACATACCAACTGCTAAAAGTCGGTTGATTTCGTTGGTTCCTTCATAGATTCTTCCAATTCTGGCATCTCTCCACGCAGATTCCATTGGAGTATCTTCTGAGAAGCCCATTCCACCGTAAATCTGAATTCCCTCATCAGCCGTTACCTGAGTAAGATCTGACACGAAAACCTTAAGGATAGAAGCTTCTACCGCGAATTCCTCAACACCTTTTAATTCAGCTTGCTGGTGATCCATTCCGCCTGCAACTAATTCTGCAATTTTATCTTCAACATTTTTTGCTAAACGGTAAGAACCCGCCTCGCTCACAAAAACACCAGTTGACATTTCTGCGATTTTCTTTCTAATTGCTCCAAACGTTGAGATAGAAACTCCAAACTGTTTTCTTTCATTTGAATATTGAATAGAGTGGTTCAAGATTCTTCTCTGTCCATCAAGATTTGCTGCAGCTAACTTAATTCTACCAACATTTAAAGCATTTAAAGCTATTTTGAAACCATTGTTTCTTTCGCCCAACATATTTTCAACAGGAATTTTCATATCATTGAAGAAAACCTGACGGGTAGAGGACGAACGGATACCTAATTTGTGCTCTTCCTCACCGAATGTTAAGCTGTTTGGGTCTTCTAATTCTGAACGGTTAATTACAAAACCTGTGATATTTTTATCATCATCAATTTTCGCAAAAAGCGTAAAAGTATCTGCAAAACCTGCATTTGAAATCCACATTTTTTGTCCGTTGATGATGTAATGTTTTCCGTCCTCAGACAATTTTGCTCTTGTTTTCCCTGAATTGGCATCTGAACCAGCATCAGGTTCTGTCAGACAATAGGCTCCGAATTTTGTTCCTGTAGCCAAATCCGGAAGATATTTCTTTTTCAATTCTTCACTTCCGTAAAGAAGAGTAGGCAATGTCCCGATTCCGGTATGTGCTCCGTAAGCTGTTGCTAATGAACCATTTCCTCCTGAAACGTAATCACAAGCCAACATAGTGCTTACGAATCCCATTCCAAGACCACCATATTCTTCAGGAACGGTGATTCCAAGAAGTCCCATTTCGCCTAATTTGCGCATTGTTTCTTCTGTCAGGGCATAATCTTTTTTCTCAAAACGATCATGTTGCGGAACAACTTCTCTGTCAATAAATTCTTTCGCAGAATCACGAAGCATTTTTTGCTCTTCTGAAAGTTCTTCCAAAGAGAAAATTTCGTTAGCTGGAATTTCTTTTATTAAAAACTCACCTCCTTTTAATGTTTTATTAAGTGTAGTCATTATATTATGATTTTAAATTTTAGATTATAAATTTTAAATTAGATCTCAGTTATAAATTTTCAGATGAAGTTTTAATGATTTTAGTCAAAATATTAATTATGCTTTCTATTTCATTTAAATAAGAATCAATTTCAATTTGAACTAAATTTGAAGATTGATAAAGCTTCAACCAATATTTCGTTTCTCTGGCTTCTTTATTTGCAATAGATAGTTTTGAGATAAAATCTTTTTTAGATTGAGCTGCGATTGCTTCTTCCACATTTGCTCCAATTGAAGTT
This region includes:
- a CDS encoding acyl-CoA dehydrogenase family protein translates to MTTLNKTLKGGEFLIKEIPANEIFSLEELSEEQKMLRDSAKEFIDREVVPQHDRFEKKDYALTEETMRKLGEMGLLGITVPEEYGGLGMGFVSTMLACDYVSGGNGSLATAYGAHTGIGTLPTLLYGSEELKKKYLPDLATGTKFGAYCLTEPDAGSDANSGKTRAKLSEDGKHYIINGQKMWISNAGFADTFTLFAKIDDDKNITGFVINRSELEDPNSLTFGEEEHKLGIRSSSTRQVFFNDMKIPVENMLGERNNGFKIALNALNVGRIKLAAANLDGQRRILNHSIQYSNERKQFGVSISTFGAIRKKIAEMSTGVFVSEAGSYRLAKNVEDKIAELVAGGMDHQQAELKGVEEFAVEASILKVFVSDLTQVTADEGIQIYGGMGFSEDTPMESAWRDARIGRIYEGTNEINRLLAVGMLIKKAMKGELDLLSPAMAISKELMGIPSFEVPDYSAFMSEEKAIIANLKKVFLMVSGAALQKYMMDIEKQQHLLLNASEILNQIYMAESAILRAEKHFSPDSVEAAMAQLNLYKAVEKIIVAAKEGIISFAEGDEQRMMLSGLRRFTKYTNNPNVVALTEKVAAHYIGKGNY
- a CDS encoding four helix bundle protein → MKNFKEDNLIQTKTFEFALRIIKFYTQCKSQNEFILSKQILRCGTSIGANVEEAIAAQSKKDFISKLSIANKEARETKYWLKLYQSSNLVQIEIDSYLNEIESIINILTKIIKTSSENL